Genomic segment of Candidatus Protochlamydia amoebophila UWE25:
GAGAAAGGACTTTGTCGTTAAACAATTCTTTGAAATCACTGAGTCATCTACCAAAGGCGCTTGCAAAGAATTTGAAAAGATTTTTGAGGGCATTCGAAACTAGTGGACTATAAAAAGCGTCCAAAAGAATGGAGACAATTGGACGCATGTAGAACTTTTAATTGTCAATTTTTTCTTCTAGCAGATCAAAAAATTGACAATTCCAAATGGAGTTTGAATGACGTTTTCTGCCAAAATCGTGTTACATTACCTCAAGGCTAACCCTACCAATAGGAGAATGTAGAGGTCCGTAATATAAATAGTGTCTACACTTCTTAATCTGATGAATCGTCATAGTCTGATGAATCGTCGTCAGTTGAACAAGAAAAATAATTTCTGGAAGATTTACAAAAGACTTCTGAAACAACCTTACATTGCTTTTCTGAATTCTCTATTAATTTTTCCGCTACAAGTTTAACGGTCATTTTCCCATTTTGCTTTTTCACAATTTTTTTGGCCTCAGCAAAGACCTCTTTAGTTACTTTTTTAAATACAAATTCTCGTACTCCTTCTTCAGTAACAGTAGCTGTCTTATTGGTCCCAGTTATTACATGCTCATATTCAGGATATCTTTCCTTATCAAATTTTCTTTTCTTCAGTATTACATAGCCTGCTACAGAAGCTGCTTTAGTAATATCATACACATAGCCTTGATAAAAATTTACTTTCCTTGGGGGCTGTGCTAAAGTAATATGTACTCTGTCATCTGGATCTTGTACTTTTGCACATGACCTGAAAAATTTCTGAATAAGCGGCGGTAAGGTTTGGTCTTGAAACCTACTTTTATCATGGGGGCAGTTCCAGTGAATCCTTTTGAATTTTACGTTCTCAAATTCTTCTATTTCATGTATTTTCGTTCCGTCAATTCCCAGCTTAACAATAACTCCTCTTTTCTTAAGTTCATCGATCCTCTTTACGGTTGTTATACATTTGTTACAGGAATTAGGCTGTTTAGGCTCATTACTTTTTATATTTGAAACTCCAAGATCTGAAAACTTTTCCAACATATCATCACAGTCAGAATCACAGTCAGAATCACAGTCAGAGCAATGAATTTTATCAATTAACTCTGTTGCAATAATGGAATGAGCCAACGACTGCTCAGAAGAATGGCCAACTTTCGTATCATGTTTATTAATCAAAGCTAAAGCAAATGAGAAATTTCCTTCCCCTATCAAAAGTCTTTTTTTATGATTCCCAGAACAAACGTGCAATCCTGGTCCTGGTATTGATGAAATTGTAGACTGACCCATTGTTGCAACAGACATGTTATTTTCCCTTATATAAAGCTTTTTAATAGAAATAAAATCTTATCACTAAAAAATTAAAATCAATCCAGCATTTGACTTCACCTTTCGATTGAAATGAAGACCAACTGCAAACATTTATGAATTTAAAATTTTTATAATCTATAATTCCTCTTTGATGGACTTAACCAATTTAACTATAAAGTAAATAAGAACATACTTGCACTTTATATTATTAGAATTTGTTGTTTGATTGAGATTATGAATGCGTCAAAAAAATTCCTAGCCAAACCCTTGTCAGGTTTAGCTAGAAGCCGTATTAAGGAATATTAAGATGAGGTGCAATGAGAACATCCCTGAGGTAGTTGTAGGGGATTCTTATATTCTTGTGAAAAATCATCGTGGGATGCGAATCGATTAAGCAAAAAATTAACTCCCATTGAGTAAATGACACCTAAAACTAAAGTTTTAGCCAAAATAAAACTGACATTACTAAAAGTGAAACCTGTTCCATAACAAAAAGGAATACGAAATAAAACTTTAAGAGCTACAACAGTTGTAGTCACGAGAGTAGCTGTTGAAACGAGACTAATACAATGTCCTTTAAAAGTGGTAGGGGGATTAACTCCGCAGTATCCTCCTAATAAACCTCCTAAAAAACTAACTGGGGGGCAAACAGGGCACATAAATACTCCTCATTTATTGTTCGATATCATTTCACATGTATATAATTTAAATTTTAAATTTTTCATTGAAATCGACAATTTTTATACCTTCAAAGAAAACAAAACAAAATTCAGATATATCTGCTTTATTAAAAAAAATATATACTCAATCGAAAATTTCTAAGAAATTTGTCATCAAATTGAAGTTGCTATTTTTCTTTGAAAGTATTTATGCCACTGGTCAATTGATTGACATCCAAACTCACAGACAGATTAAAAGAAAGCCATGCATAACAATTTTGTTTTACGAACAGCAATTCCTGAAAAGTGGATAAAAAAAAGATTATGGAAAGGAATTGTATGGAGTTTGCTTGGACTTATTCCAATGATTTATGTAGGAGGATTTGCCGAATTACCTTTTCTTCAAAAATGGGGAATTTGGGCTTTTTTAATAGGCTTTGGACTAATCACTGCTGGTTTAGTTCCGTATAAACAACTCATTTCTATTCAGCAAAAACCTGATGAATTAAGACTTTCGGAAACAGATCAAATTGATTACTATCTAAAAGGAAAAAAAGTTTTAGGTTTACCAATTTCTTCTATTAAACAAATTGAATATTATAATAAGGATCAAGATTTTGGAATCATTGTTAGACTCAAATTTCCTCTTGCTAATCCTTTTATTATTTATAGCCATCCTTTTAGTTTGGTGAATTTCCAAAAGAAATCATTTTTGGTTGAAAAAGCAGATATTTTCTTTCCTTATTTCACTCAACGCTCTTTCGATGAGCTACAAACTTGGTTATTAACTGAGAGTTGAAGTTTTTTGCAATAAATTTAGATTATAACCCTGTTTGAATAAGATCATGAATATGAAGCAAGCCAATTACTTGCTGTTCAAGGTTAAGCACAGGAAAAACAGAAATTCTTTTACAATAGTCAGCTTCCATCAATTTCATGGCTTCATAAGCCAGAAGTTCTGACTCGATTGACCGAGGATTGGGTGTCATGATTTCAATCATAGAAGATTCTAGTACTTTCCCTCCCACTTTTTGCAACATTCTCCTT
This window contains:
- a CDS encoding class I SAM-dependent methyltransferase, with product MSVATMGQSTISSIPGPGLHVCSGNHKKRLLIGEGNFSFALALINKHDTKVGHSSEQSLAHSIIATELIDKIHCSDCDSDCDSDCDDMLEKFSDLGVSNIKSNEPKQPNSCNKCITTVKRIDELKKRGVIVKLGIDGTKIHEIEEFENVKFKRIHWNCPHDKSRFQDQTLPPLIQKFFRSCAKVQDPDDRVHITLAQPPRKVNFYQGYVYDITKAASVAGYVILKKRKFDKERYPEYEHVITGTNKTATVTEEGVREFVFKKVTKEVFAEAKKIVKKQNGKMTVKLVAEKLIENSEKQCKVVSEVFCKSSRNYFSCSTDDDSSDYDDSSD